The genomic interval CTGGTGTTAACAGTAACGCCGGCGGTGGTTTCTTTGGTTTTCCGGCGGGGCCTTCTTCATTTCCGCCGCCTCCACCTCCAGCTCCACCTTCGCCGCCGAGAGTCACTACTTGggattttctcaattttttcgaTTCTGTGGATAGCGGTTATTCCGGTTATGGTTATGGAAATTACGGTTTAGCGTCGAGTGCGAGTAGTCCTGATTCGAAGGaagtgagagagagagaagggATTCCTGAACTGGAAGACGAAACGGAGCAGGAAACGGTGAAGGAGATTCGTcatgagaagaagaaaaaagtggGGGACAAGGAAGAGGTTTTTAAGGGTAGAGATTTTGGTGAAGGTACTTCAAATTCGAAGGAGGTGCCATTGCAACAAGTGAGTAGTAGTGAGGGAAGTTCCAAAACGGTGCGGTTTCATAGTAGCGACGGCGGTGGTGGTTCGATTTCTTCTCATGAAAAAACGAGTCCTGAGAGTGTTGTTTCTAAAGGGTCTCCTAGGAAGAAAGGGGTGAGTTTTGAGATTGATGGtaatgaagatgataatgtTACTACTGTGGAGATTGATGTTGAGTCTTCTATGTTGAGTAGTATAACTACTTTGTCTCCACATGGAACTAGGGATCTTAAAGAGGTTGTAAGGGAAATTAGAGATGAGTTTGAGATTGCTTCTAATCATGGAAAAGAGGTTGCATTTCTTCTCGAGGTTTGCAAACCACCTTATCGACCAAGGCTTGCTGCATTTAGAGGTATCAAATCTTGTTTTTTCCTTTGAGTTCTGGCTTTAGTGGTGTGCTTGTAGATTGTGATAGAAGAAATATGAGTCATGCATGTTATGGacagtgtttttattttttgacattgATGAAATAGGTGAAGGTTTATTGATTACAGCTTTTAACGATAAGCTCGTTGTGATTTGCAAGCATGAGGCTATGTAGATGAAAGGCTATTGCAGTTGCAGTTTGATTTGAAGGTCAAAATAGAATGCATACTTCAAAAGCCTGAATACATGTTGTGTTTTTTTATGAGGCTTTATTGctatttttgttgaatttgtattttctaTACTATCATTGACATTGAGTTTGAAATATTAATCAACTGAATTATATGAATATTACTGTTTACAGATTTAATGTCTTGCTATGTGTTTTTATGCAGCTATCTTATTGAGGATCTTGCAGATTCTTGCACCTTCTAGGTCACCTTTGAATCCGCCATCTGCCCCACCAGTACAATTTTCCTCTAGGACAATGAAATTGGCAAAAGCATACTGCGGGGAACCAGAGAAAGAGTTAAAACCTATTCCGGAAAACCTTTCATCTACATTGGAGAAACTTTATGAATGGGAAAAGAAATTGTACAAGGAAGTTAAGGTGTGAAtgtgaaagttttgaaattagtTTAAAGTTTGGATTCTTTAGCTGAAATTGTTCATGAAATTAGAAATGTTTGGTGATATTGATAACTTGATATCCATCGATCTGGTTTGCTGTGTATCCTTCTCTTTTGGAATGAAGGCTTCTAAAATTCCTATGATATAGTTACCCTTTCATACACTTATGCTGTTAGCGAGGAGAggatataatttgattttcacAAACTCAATAACATGTACTCTTTGATGAGTTGATGACTAATTTGTCCTGCACAATCAGCATCATTTTCTATCATAAACGGCTTGTATTACTTAACTAGTACTTTACTAAATATTGTACTGTTACTTTCAAATCGGttcttatttgtatttttacacTGTTCTCAGGATGAAGAGAGATTAAGAGCTATTTACGAGAAACAATACAAGCGATTGAAAGCATTGGATAATCGAGGAGCTGAAGCTACTAAAATAGATGCTACTGAGGCATCAATAAGAAAGTTGCTAACAAAATTAAACATTTGTATCAGAAGTGTTGAAACTATATCAGGGAGGATACAAAAATTGAGGGATGAAGAATTGCAGCCTCAGCTTGCAGCCCTAATTAACGGGTATCAAATTGCTTCACTTATTCATCTCCTATGCGTCGAAAGTTCTAACACGGGTTTAAAATTCTGATAAGAAATTACAGTCAAAggccattttttttaatatcatgtCAAACAGTGTAATTTAGTTTGACAATATCTTTCGTGTCTAAAGATTTTCCTGCAATGGATtatgatgtattaattttttaaaatttcacaaGAAACCCCATAATGCAAGGTTTCACATTTTTGATATGCTTGGTTTCATGTCTGTGCATGAATTTTTATGATAGTTAATTATCCAGTTCCACTTTCTTTGGATGCATAGTAGCACCATTTTGGTCCTCCAAATATGCTTTAATGCACAGTTTTGTCCCTTCACATTTCAACTGGTTCATTAATGTCACTCCTTTGCCCATCTATGAATCATAAATCCCTAATGGAGTGTTTGAGCTTGCAAGTTATATTCctattaatatatgttaataatgtTATTTTGTTCAGAAGtgtaatgatatattatttgtCAGCAGATTGATAAGAATGTGGAAATTCATGCTCCAATGCCACCAGAAACAGTTCCATGCTATCATGGACAGTAAAACTCAATCTCTCAAGTTAAACACTGGTTTGCAAGGAGATGAAGGTTTGAAAGCCATTAACGAACTCGAAAGGGAGCTTCTGAATTGGTGCAGTCAGTTCAACAATTGGGTTAGGACTCAAAAATCTTATGTTGAAAATTTGAATGGGTGGCTCATAAGGTGCCTTCTTGATGAACCTGAAGAAACAGCTGATGGTGTTGTCCCTTTCTCTCCAAGTAGGATTGGAGCTCCACCAGCTTTCATAATCTGCAATGATTGGCATCAAGCAATGAATAGAATTTCCGAAAGAGGGGTGGCAGATGCTATGGGCGAATTTGCCCAAAAACTACACGAGCTATGGGAGAGACAAGATGAGGAACAAAGGCGTAAAATCAGGGCAGAGTATCTCACAGAGGATTTTGAGAAACAACTTAGAACTTTGCGCACCGAAATGGCAGGCTCGGAACATGAGCACGACAAAGTTTCAGGGAAGACTACATTGTCGAAGTTTACTTCTGATAGTGGTATTTCGCCACTGGATGATCTTAAGGTGGATTTAGACTCTATGAAGAAGAGATTGCATGAAGAGAGGGCCAAACATAAAGAAGCCGTTAAACTTGTCCGCGATGCAGCTTCTAACAGTTTACAAGGTGGTTTGATTCCCATTTTTAAGACATTAGAAAGTTTCACTTCGGAGGTGGTGAAAGCTCATGAGCAAGTCAGACTTCAAAATGCCACAGCTACGTAGTAGTGGTGATTGATTGGGGGAATTTGGAGAGTAAATGGAAGATTTAAAACTAACCACCAGTTTTGCAGCTAGAGCTAATTTTGTTATGTAGGAAAGAACCTCTTAAGACTCCCTATAGAGGTTTGATTAGATCCGGTAACGAAGGCCTTGTTGGGTGCCTAAATGTCAGGACATGGTTAATCTTGAATTCAGCTCCTGTAACACCCAATCTACAGTTAGGTAAAACTTTGTACAGaataattcatttattaattgattGGTTGTAGGTGATTGTATATATGCTGTTTAAAATGTCTAGGAGTTGAATCTTAGCAGGAGGAAGCAAGGGATTTTAATAGAAGTTCCAAGAATGATCTAGTTAATTAACTGAAACATGCTTTAATTTCCTGCAGTTTTGATTTCTTTTCTCATCTCTGTTACTCCTTTGTCCTGATCGAACCACCTGAACTAAGAACTTGCATCAATTTTCAAGTGATCCAATGTATTCATCTATTCGACCATTGACCTCATCTTTGAAGAATTGATCAATCCAATGGCCCATGAATTTTGATTCCATGAAACCTTGTATGTATTGataagaagaagatgatgatgaatcCTATTTGGAGAACAAGAAATAGAAAAGTGACTTTTTGTAAACCCTAATTTGGAGCTGAGCTGCTCTCTTACGTTACgattttatattattgagtGAAAATCCTAATCACCCacagttaatttttaatatattagcAGTCTAGATGAAGGGTACAATTGGAAAATCCCTTTGATTTCATCCTAATCTCCTGCCATGACAGTTCCTGTATTGGGGATGTTAGGAGAGTTTTTAGGCAAAATAACCATCTCTCGTAAGTTTaaggatcaaattagaaatgTTCACAATTCAAATCGACCTACAAGTTCAGAGAACTCATGACATTATATGTTCATGTATCacattcttattttaattttatgaaaatatcaaatccatattaaaataaagatttaattctTCGAAGtatttctctctaaaattcAACTTGCAAACATATCTTAAATTTGTTTGGAATTTGGAGAGGAATGAGGGCCTTTAGGGGGAGGGAAGTAGaggaaaaattataaaaaatttactttttgaaaatgtttttgtAGAGAATGatagttaatatatttttaatattgaaattattataacaacgtatattgaatttgaagaatttatcaaaactatttgAAACTCTCTTGCGGTGCAATTTTTGAATTTCTACAAATTAGAGAGATTTTGTgttatgaagaaaaataaatctacCAAAGTCCTCATCTTCCACTCCcctccattttttttcttttcactttatcattcttttttttttcaaagtcaTTCGCCCCTTCTTCAATTCCCAAACACACCCTAAGAGAGTAGTGTTAGAGGTAACTTATAGGAGTAGTTTCTCTTTACATTCTGGTTCTACCAAGATGTATTAAGACATGAAATATATGTATTTGTGGTTAGGCATGAAACGAGTTATAACttattttgtttctaattaagtGTCTTGTATGTCAACAAGTTAAGATTGAGTGTCAGAAATCCTATAAACTACTCCAACCTCTAGAAGTCGTTGGGTGGAAATGAGATAACATTCCATTGACTTTGTGATGAAtttatctcaaatgattttGATTCTATTTAAGTTAATATAGATACATTGATTAAGTCAACTCACTTCATATATGATATGTTCACTAATCATTTGAGTCAATTAGCCGGACTATACTTTTAGTAAACAATGAAATTACCGATTTAGTTAGTTTCATTATCTCAAATAGGAACTCTAAGTTCACCTCAAAGTTTTGGTGAAGTTTTCATTAATCCTTAAATATTATGTTGAGTCTTAATATAACCTACTATTCACAATTCAATGTTCAAATTAAAAGGACCATTCAAATCTTAAAGGATATATTACGAACATTTgtattaaaagaagaaaaaaaattgatataaattcTTACTTTTGATAgagtttatttataataataatcatcatTCTAATATAGAAATGATATCTTACGAACCTttttatgatcaaaatatgAAGTTGATTGTTTAATGAAAGGAACACAAAGAGAAATTGGAGGGCATTGTGGTATTAAAATGAGAGGATTTGGatgaaagaaaaatcaaaaggaaaaagaaaaacaaatttaagGTGTGTGTTCAAGCCTTGTAGGTGTCATATgtaaagagaaagagagagtgaTAGATTCAACTCACATCTTACAAACATATATTTAAGCATGAGTATGAGCGtgagaagaataaaataataattggaaTTGAATGTAAAGATTTATACtcttaaaagtt from Cicer arietinum cultivar CDC Frontier isolate Library 1 chromosome 5, Cicar.CDCFrontier_v2.0, whole genome shotgun sequence carries:
- the LOC101512546 gene encoding uncharacterized protein; the encoded protein is MGCGGSKVEEFPVVTLCRERKQFLKNASEQRYALAAAHLSYLQSLRDIGNALRKFSDQDLFLPTTSTPSSSSISSPVLTLPSRQGKSKNSNSNINSKNHISSSSSPSHDGSHLHLSSGSELSSPASHHAHDHRTPEPDSEPEHEPPSYYQNPYPYPHSQDWTQPGVNTYAYYMKKSAPHGKSMVYKEPESHVAASGQWTAGSPLPYGYGYSGVNSNAGGGFFGFPAGPSSFPPPPPPAPPSPPRVTTWDFLNFFDSVDSGYSGYGYGNYGLASSASSPDSKEVREREGIPELEDETEQETVKEIRHEKKKKVGDKEEVFKGRDFGEGTSNSKEVPLQQVSSSEGSSKTVRFHSSDGGGGSISSHEKTSPESVVSKGSPRKKGVSFEIDGNEDDNVTTVEIDVESSMLSSITTLSPHGTRDLKEVVREIRDEFEIASNHGKEVAFLLEVCKPPYRPRLAAFRAILLRILQILAPSRSPLNPPSAPPVQFSSRTMKLAKAYCGEPEKELKPIPENLSSTLEKLYEWEKKLYKEVKDEERLRAIYEKQYKRLKALDNRGAEATKIDATEASIRKLLTKLNICIRSVETISGRIQKLRDEELQPQLAALINGLIRMWKFMLQCHQKQFHAIMDSKTQSLKLNTGLQGDEGLKAINELERELLNWCSQFNNWVRTQKSYVENLNGWLIRCLLDEPEETADGVVPFSPSRIGAPPAFIICNDWHQAMNRISERGVADAMGEFAQKLHELWERQDEEQRRKIRAEYLTEDFEKQLRTLRTEMAGSEHEHDKVSGKTTLSKFTSDSGISPLDDLKVDLDSMKKRLHEERAKHKEAVKLVRDAASNSLQGGLIPIFKTLESFTSEVVKAHEQVRLQNATAT